Proteins encoded by one window of Engraulis encrasicolus isolate BLACKSEA-1 chromosome 23, IST_EnEncr_1.0, whole genome shotgun sequence:
- the LOC134440174 gene encoding platelet-derived growth factor receptor-like protein: MKLLQVMSGAVLLSLLLLASFGHCQEEDKDAKADSVTAKPKGKARTGGKAAGKKAPKTSTAKPKLRAAATPQPAQQGAVLTQVLNKGKFQRVGDRLSVVAGDTLELRCKGNPVQWGVPYYLEEEEDGRLKTVQHDRYGTLTVVNSTGADTGAYTCYPMYCEGSDCRKEYDKAVKVFVFFPDPQELFVPSSDYYEVIQLRTNWPTVLPCQVTNPQAQVTLHREFPPEQVKVDGTEISFDVKRGFTIHRPKQYHAGSLYCVASYGTLRQSSTKYMLIYVNYPTAPPAPVIQASSSAVPMGSNLQVVCTVVGEQDVSVEFTWDYPGQSIGRPLYTQDSVSEANNIGRLRQRSESVLSVDEVREVDQGTYTCTAQNLEGSRSASTTVKVLPKSGPDPAATPKPKAKSKKP; the protein is encoded by the exons ATGAAGTTGTTGCAGGTGATGTCAGGTGCTGtgctcctctccctgctcctccttGCAAGCTTTG GACATTGCCAAGAGGAGGACAAGGATGCAAAGGCAGACAGCGTGACAGCCAAGCCCAAGGGGAAGGCTCGAACAGGGGGCAAAGCGGCAGGGAAGAAAGCCCCCAAGACCTCCACGGCCAAACCCAAACTACGTGCTGCCGCCACACCACAACCAGCCCAGCAGGGGGCAGTCCTGACCCAG GTGTTGAACAAGGGCAAGTTCCAGCGGGTGGGGGACAGGCTGAGTGTGGTGGCAGGGGACACGCTGGAGCTGCGCTGCAAGGGCAACCCCGTCCAGTGGGGGGTGCCATActacctggaggaggaggaggacggcagGCTCAA GACGGTTCAGCATGATCGCTATGGCACCCTGACGGTGGTCAACTCCACTGGGGCGGATACTGGGGCGTACACCTGCTACCCCATGTACTGCGAGGGCTCCGACTGCCGCAAGGAGTACGACAAAGCTGTCAAGGTCTTCGTCTTCTTCCCTG ATCCCCAGGAGCTGTTTGTGCCCTCGTCAGACTACTACGAGGTCATCCAGCTGCGCACCAACTGGCCCACCGTGCTGCCGTGCCAGGTCACCAACCCTCAGGCCCAGGTCACACTGCACCGAGAGTTCCCCCCAGAACAG GTGAAGGTGGACGGCACTGAGATCTCGTTCGACGTCAAGCGCGGCTTCACCATCCACCGGCCTAAGCAGTACCACGCCGGGTCCTTGTACTGCGTGGCCAGCTATGGCACCCTCCGCCAGAGCTCCACCAAGTACATGCTCATCTACGTCAACT ACCCGACGGCCCCTCCTGCCCCCGTCATCCAGGCCTCCTCCAGCGCAGTGCCCATGGGCTCCAACCTGCAGGTGGTGTGCACTGTGGTGGGAGAGCAGGACGTCTCCGTGGAGTTCACATGGGACTACCCTGGACAGTCA ATCGGCCGGCCCCTCTACACCCAGGACAGCGTGAGCGAGGCCAACAACATCGGGCGACTGCGTCAGCGCTCGGAGTCGGTGCTGTCGGTGGACGAGGTGCGGGAGGTGGATCAGGGCACCTACACCTGCACCGCCCAGAACCTGGAGGGCTCCCGCTCCGCCTCCACCACCGTCAAGGTGCTGCCCAAGTCCGGCCCAGACCCGGCTGCCACGCCCAAGCCCAAGGCCAAGTCCAAGAAGCCATGA